The following are encoded together in the Bacillus alveayuensis genome:
- a CDS encoding recombination protein RecR (product_source=KO:K06187; cath_funfam=3.40.1360.10; cog=COG0353; ko=KO:K06187; pfam=PF02132,PF13662; smart=SM00278; superfamily=111304; tigrfam=TIGR00615) codes for MQYPEPISKLIDSFMKLPGIGPKTAVRLAFFVLNMKEDTVLDFAKALVNAKRNLSYCSICGHITDQDPCYICEDERRDKSVICVVQDPKDVIAMEKMKEYNGLYHVLHGAISPMDGIGPEDIKIPDLLKRLQSDEVQEVILATNPNIEGEATAMYISRLLKPTGIKLTRIAHGLPVGGDLEYADEVTLSKALEGRREI; via the coding sequence ATGCAATATCCTGAACCAATATCAAAATTAATTGATAGCTTTATGAAGTTGCCAGGGATTGGACCGAAAACGGCCGTTCGTCTGGCTTTTTTTGTACTAAATATGAAAGAAGATACTGTCTTGGACTTTGCTAAAGCTCTAGTTAATGCAAAGCGAAATTTATCATATTGCTCCATTTGTGGTCATATTACTGATCAGGATCCATGCTATATTTGCGAAGATGAACGTCGTGATAAAAGTGTGATTTGTGTTGTGCAAGATCCTAAAGATGTCATTGCTATGGAAAAGATGAAGGAATACAACGGTCTTTACCATGTTTTACATGGTGCGATTTCTCCGATGGATGGGATAGGTCCAGAAGACATTAAAATTCCTGATTTGTTGAAACGTCTACAAAGTGATGAAGTTCAAGAAGTCATATTAGCAACAAACCCGAATATTGAAGGGGAAGCGACTGCTATGTATATATCCCGTCTTTTAAAACCTACTGGCATTAAATTAACGCGAATAGCACATGGCTTACCAGTTGGGGGAGATTTAGAATATGCTGATGAAGTAACTCTTTCGAAAGCGCTGGAGGGTAGAAGAGAAATTTAA